A single region of the Lactobacillus isalae genome encodes:
- a CDS encoding CAP domain-containing protein, whose amino-acid sequence MTFTKKAAIFLATITLSATSCTVIATSTQATTFTKDEIQEVHNIQNQYSKLPKETFSSNNLYATAPHLSAPFSPGAVTNSYINSQLDYINFYRSLFDLPSISTNKTDNDNAQITASVMAAIKANPFTNQHGLPSETRPAYISDTYWTIAKNVSASSNLNFNVSNQSAGDVITDLLTDTYNLDGSDTGHRAWLLSSRLTTTGIGAAYGENNYRYSVQQVAYPSDGYKAAAKGTVAYPNSGVFPIELLQGNNIAWSLYLSDKTISATPKITVTDLDTGETSQASNVNNFSGKGYGYFSTIITYFPGDIKLVSGHEYNVNIDNVYQYSFKLFNQVAANQPTLKTSEDSNKIKEKIKNSGKISSSQNIKDNNDQTTRKILKEVEDPSSSTTMKSALLLQGEELRDSLNKKRRMNPVIFGRSYQDGYSYYNLGNDQWFHNFYIFNNPDLTAGVVNIDNHSLDTQIYTSPYLHLQKSTPNHVIPGKSYAYGQTITTNHTTWYYLGKKQWIKQNN is encoded by the coding sequence CATAATATTCAAAATCAATATTCAAAACTACCAAAAGAAACTTTTAGTTCTAATAATCTTTATGCTACTGCTCCACACTTGTCTGCACCTTTCTCTCCTGGTGCAGTTACAAACTCATACATTAACTCTCAGCTAGATTATATTAATTTCTATCGTAGTTTATTTGATTTACCAAGTATTTCTACAAACAAGACCGATAATGACAATGCTCAAATTACAGCTAGCGTTATGGCCGCAATTAAAGCTAATCCCTTTACTAATCAACATGGTTTACCTAGCGAAACAAGGCCAGCATATATTAGCGATACTTATTGGACAATTGCTAAAAATGTCTCTGCCAGTTCTAACCTAAACTTTAATGTCAGCAACCAATCTGCTGGCGATGTAATCACAGATTTATTAACTGATACTTATAACCTTGACGGTTCAGATACGGGTCACCGCGCCTGGCTTTTATCAAGTAGACTTACAACAACTGGTATTGGAGCAGCTTATGGTGAAAATAACTACCGCTATTCAGTTCAACAAGTTGCTTACCCAAGCGATGGCTATAAGGCTGCTGCTAAAGGAACCGTTGCTTACCCCAACAGCGGTGTTTTTCCAATTGAACTACTTCAAGGCAATAACATTGCTTGGTCGCTCTATTTATCTGACAAAACTATCTCTGCTACCCCAAAGATTACCGTTACTGATTTAGACACTGGTGAGACAAGTCAAGCCTCAAACGTTAATAATTTCAGCGGTAAAGGCTACGGTTATTTCAGTACGATTATTACCTACTTCCCAGGAGACATTAAGCTTGTTTCTGGACATGAATATAACGTAAATATCGACAACGTTTATCAATATAGTTTTAAACTTTTTAATCAAGTAGCCGCAAATCAGCCTACTTTAAAAACTTCAGAAGACAGCAATAAAATCAAAGAGAAGATCAAAAATTCAGGTAAAATATCATCATCCCAAAACATTAAAGACAATAATGACCAAACAACTCGTAAAATTTTAAAAGAAGTCGAAGATCCATCTTCTTCTACAACTATGAAGTCGGCCCTTTTGCTTCAAGGAGAGGAATTGCGTGATTCTTTAAATAAAAAGAGAAGAATGAATCCTGTAATTTTTGGCCGTTCATACCAAGACGGATATTCTTATTACAATTTAGGAAATGATCAGTGGTTCCACAATTTTTATATTTTCAATAATCCAGATCTTACTGCCGGTGTAGTAAATATTGACAATCATTCACTAGATACTCAAATCTATACTAGTCCTTATCTCCACCTGCAAAAATCTACTCCTAACCACGTTATCCCAGGAAAAAGCTATGCTTACGGACAAACGATTACCACTAACCATACGACCTGGTACTATCTTGGTAAAAAGCAGTGGATTAAGCAAAACAATTAA
- a CDS encoding TetR/AcrR family transcriptional regulator — MARQKNLVRRHEILRNTYMLLKKRGMENVSLQMIADKSSISKSLLQSYYPHKNLLITEIVTNFMTAVLKSLNATDFGNLNTYSKMKIFIYLILEQGIQDEGVERVVKSILSDNESLDRWSQILDDWLTNEGVKHDLGNDRQVQIGLNFIVTAGGSLYIKRTEFDLDADQISDIMVKTFMSTFLSIDESKISKTLDEAKSALQKYELSTLTQTINEMFDN, encoded by the coding sequence ATGGCACGACAAAAAAATTTAGTAAGACGGCATGAAATATTACGCAATACATATATGCTTTTAAAAAAGAGAGGTATGGAAAATGTATCGCTACAAATGATTGCGGATAAGTCAAGCATTTCTAAATCATTGCTCCAATCTTACTATCCACATAAAAATTTGTTAATTACAGAGATTGTTACTAATTTTATGACAGCGGTTTTGAAGAGCTTAAATGCGACCGATTTTGGAAACTTAAATACCTACTCTAAAATGAAAATTTTTATTTATTTAATTTTAGAGCAAGGAATCCAAGATGAGGGTGTTGAGCGCGTCGTTAAGAGTATTTTAAGCGATAATGAATCTCTGGATCGATGGAGTCAGATCCTAGATGACTGGCTTACAAATGAGGGCGTTAAGCATGACCTGGGAAATGATCGACAAGTTCAGATTGGATTGAACTTCATTGTTACAGCTGGCGGTAGTTTATACATAAAACGGACCGAATTCGATTTAGATGCAGATCAAATTTCTGATATAATGGTAAAAACTTTTATGTCAACATTTCTATCAATTGATGAGTCTAAGATAAGCAAAACACTTGATGAGGCAAAATCTGCTTTACAAAAATATGAACTAAGTACCTTAACCCAGACAATTAATGAGATGTTTGACAATTAA
- a CDS encoding amino acid permease has protein sequence MDEKEKLKLKRSLKSRHVTMIAIGGAIGTGLFLGSGTAIQSAGPSIILSYLIVGIISFFMMRALGELILADPEQHSFIESVKKYLGNRMEFVAGWTYWLCWLSLAMADLTATGIYLKYWFKDLPQWVGPLVIVILLMLVNMVNVGLFGELESWFSMIKVLAILALIITGAILLVMHTKIDSRTVSLTNLVNYGGFFPTGSWGFLKSFQMVVFAFVGIEIVGLTAGETANPDKDIPKAINTLPVRIGLFYVGSMIAIMAVYPWNKIVTTTSPFVQVFGAIGIPAAAGILNFVVLTAAMSATNSAIFSTSRSLYALSRGNNAPKRFGKLSKKAVPNNALTFSSLILFIVVILNYIMPARVFDIISSVSTINFIMVWIIIMWTHLKYRAENKNNLGSFRMPGFPLTSWITIIFYVVILVILALIPATRLPLIISIIFILVLAFSYTLLEKRKN, from the coding sequence TTGTTTTTAGGATCTGGTACAGCTATTCAAAGTGCTGGTCCATCAATTATCTTGTCTTATTTGATCGTTGGTATTATTAGCTTTTTCATGATGAGAGCGCTCGGAGAGTTAATCTTAGCTGATCCTGAGCAACATTCATTTATCGAATCAGTAAAAAAGTACCTGGGAAATAGAATGGAATTTGTTGCGGGATGGACGTATTGGCTATGCTGGCTTAGTTTAGCGATGGCTGATTTAACTGCAACTGGAATTTATTTAAAATATTGGTTTAAAGATTTACCTCAATGGGTTGGTCCTCTAGTAATTGTCATCTTATTAATGCTTGTTAACATGGTTAACGTTGGATTATTTGGCGAGCTTGAAAGCTGGTTTTCAATGATTAAGGTATTGGCTATCCTAGCTTTGATTATTACTGGGGCAATTCTTTTAGTTATGCATACCAAAATTGACTCTAGAACAGTTTCTCTTACTAATCTGGTGAATTATGGAGGATTTTTCCCAACAGGCTCGTGGGGCTTTTTAAAGTCATTTCAGATGGTAGTCTTTGCCTTTGTTGGAATTGAAATTGTTGGTTTAACAGCAGGTGAAACAGCCAATCCAGACAAGGACATTCCCAAGGCAATTAATACTTTGCCGGTAAGAATTGGATTATTCTACGTAGGGTCGATGATTGCTATTATGGCAGTCTATCCTTGGAACAAGATTGTTACTACAACTAGTCCATTTGTGCAGGTCTTTGGAGCAATTGGGATTCCTGCAGCAGCTGGAATTTTAAACTTTGTGGTTTTAACAGCTGCTATGTCTGCTACCAATAGTGCTATTTTTTCAACGAGTAGGTCATTATACGCACTCTCACGTGGAAATAATGCACCTAAGAGATTTGGTAAGTTAAGTAAGAAAGCAGTTCCTAATAATGCCTTGACTTTCTCGTCGTTAATTTTATTTATTGTAGTAATTCTTAACTATATCATGCCAGCTCGAGTATTTGATATTATTTCTAGTGTTTCAACGATCAACTTCATTATGGTATGGATCATCATTATGTGGACTCACTTAAAATACCGTGCTGAAAATAAAAATAATCTTGGTAGTTTTAGAATGCCAGGATTTCCTTTAACGAGCTGGATCACAATTATTTTTTACGTAGTAATTTTAGTGATTTTGGCGCTAATTCCAGCTACGAGATTGCCATTAATTATTTCAATCATTTTTATTCTAGTTTTAGCATTTAGCTATACTTTATTAGAGAAAAGAAAAAATTAA